The genome window CCCCAAGGACCCTGCCGCGAAGTTCTGAGGCGGCGTGGCGGCTTCACCGGGCCTTCACGTCGTAGCACACGAGCAGCTCGTGGTGGCGCAGGTAGAGGCGCCCGTCGAGGATGACGGGGTGCGCCCACACGTCGCTGCGGCGTCCCTCGCCGCCGGGAAAGGCAAACCGGCTCACGACGCGGAAGTCGCTGGGGTCGGGCTTCAGCAGGGCCATCACGCCTCGCTGAGCGAGGTAGTAGAGCCGCCCGTCGGCATAGGCCATCGAGCCCATCGAGAGCTCGTTCGTGCGGTGCAGGGTCTTGCCCGTCAAGGCATCAATGCAGCCGACACCGTCGTAGCGGCGGTACCACGAGCCCCAGAACACATCGCCGAGGGCGATGAGGCCGCCGTGGCAAGTGTCCAGGTCGGTTCGCCAGAGTTCCTCGGCTCGCACTCCCTCGCCCTCGACGACGATGCGGAGGAGCCTGCCCCCTTCATCGCCGTGAAAGTCGGGCGCGGTGACGAACACGCAATCCTTGTAGAGCACCGGCGTGTTGGCGATGACCTCATAGCGGGTGGGCATGGGCGCGGTCCAGAGCAGCTTGCCCGTATCCGCGTCCACGCCGAACACATGGCGGGCCGAGCAGCTCACCAGGTGGCGCCGCCCGCCAAGTTCAAAGAGAAGCGGCGAAGCGTAGCCGGGGGCGTCGGCCTCCTGCTGCGGCTCTTTGAGTTCGCCCCCGCCGGGCTTCACGGTGCGCTCGAAGACCAGCGGCTCGCTGGCCCAGGCCGTCTCGCCCGTCCTCTTGTCGAGCGCGGCCATGAGCGCCTTCTTGCCGCCGGGCGTGACGATGACGCGGGAGCCGTCCACCAGCGGGTGATGGGCAATGGCCCAGGGAACATTCCGCCCCTCGAACCGCTGGAGCACGTCCACCGCCCAAAGCTCCTTGCCATCGGCAGCGTCGAGGCAGGCGATGCGATTGTGGGCGTTGATGTGATAGAGGCGGCCCTCGTCGTAGGTGCAACTGCCCCGCGCGCCGGGATACGAGCCTCTCCACGACCGGCCGTTCTTCGCCTGCCACTTGGGCTTGCCGTGGAGGTCGAAGGCGAAGATGACCAGGTCCTCCCCCACATCGCCCGTCACGTAGAGGGCGCCATTCGCAATGATGGGCGACGACCAGCCCTTGCCCAGGTCGCGCACGCTCCATAGCGCCTTCGGGCCGCTCTCGGGCCACTCCTGGAGGAGGCCCTTCTCGTCCGAGATGCCGTCCCGTCGCGGCCCGCGCCACTGGGGCCAGCCGGGCTGGGTCGAGGCGACGACTCGGGCCGCCTCGCCCGCCTCCCCCGCCACGGCCAGGAACCCAAGCATCAGCGCCTTGCACACCCTCATCGTGCCTGCTCCTCCGAGCGTCGAAGAAACTGAGCAGGTTCGCAGTGCGAGCTCGAGCCCGTGCCACGGGGCACGGCTTGATGGCCGCGCTACGAACGCCAGAGCGAGCCTCCCCTTGCGATCATCGCAGCATCGCCTGTGGATGTCAACCGCGTTTGATCTGGGCGCCGCGCCGGGCTTAGAATACAGGCCTGCCCACGCCGGCACACGTCCCCCGGGTGCCTCTGGCCATTGTGGCCGCTGGCTCACGGTTCCAGGGGCTCGCGGAGTTCGCAGGCGCGCCGGACACTTGGGGAGGCCCCTATGGCGCAAACGTTCGAAACCTCCGACTGGCAGAGCTACAAGATGAGCTACGGCGAGCCCCATCGCGAGCTGGAGCCGCCGGAACGCGAGATCGCGGTGGTGGACGCCGCGCTGGCGGCGCTCCGCGAGGCGGGCATCCTGCCCCACACCCGCTACGACCGAGCGAAGATGCTGGCCCACCGACGCGCCGTGGCCGAGCAGTTCGAGATTCCGTGGACGGCCATCACCCCGCGCATGCAGCGCCTCCTTTACGCCATCAACGCCATCGCTCAGCCGGCCAACCTGATTGCCGCCGGGGTCTTCTGCGGCAACACCTTCATCTCGAACGCGGGCGCCGGCGTGGGGCCGGGCGCCTGCTACACCGCAAGGAACCTGCTCGGCGTCGAGATCAAGCCCACGGAGGCCGAGCGGGCGGAGCGCAACGTGCGCAAGCTCGACCCCACGGGCATCGCCCGCGTGGTGGCGGCGGACGCCGTGGACGTCTGCCGCGCCTTCCCTGAGCCGATCCATCTGCTCTACCTCGACGCCGACGGCGGGCCCGAGGTCGGCAAGGGCATCTACCTGACGATCCTCCAGGCCGCACTCGACAAGCTGCCGCCCGGGGCCCTCGTGCTCGCCCACAACAGCGTCAACGGCGCGGGCCGCCTCCAACGCTACTTCGCCTTCGTGCGCGACAAGGCGAATTTCCGCGAGAGCCTCAACGTGATCTTCGACGGAGAGGGGCTCGAGGTCTCGGTCAGATGAAGTCCGATCTGCAATCCCCAATGCTCCGCGTCCCATGCCCAGCCAACGCAAGGTGGCTCCGTGGCCACCGCGCTCGTGGGGCATCCACAGGGCTGGGGCCACCTCAGCCGAGCGACGCGGGGCCCCCGGTGCACCCTCGGATGCGCGGGCAGTTCATGGCGCAGGACTTCGCCCGGACGCACCCGAACCGGGCCGAGGCCGGCACCGCGAGCTCCCGCTCGTCCGTCCTGACGCCCTGAACGGAGGCGTTCTCTTGGCCTTCCGCTTCCAGTCGATCCGCAGCGGCAGTTCGGGCAACTGCCTGCTGCTCACGACGGGCGCGACCACGCTGCTGATTGACGCGGGCTTCCGCACCTTGTCGGGGTGCAAGGGCACCCTCGGCGACATCCTGCCCAGGGCGGACGGCGTGGTGGTCTCGCATCTGCACGCCGACCACATCCACCACTACGCGCTCCGCGCCATCGAGGAACTGGGCGTGCCGCTGTGGGTCTCCGACACCCAGACACGCCCCCTCCGCGACAGGCACTTCGCCAGCAGGCCCTTCAGCGGCCTCCGCCTGCACGGCTTCGCCGGACAGCCCTTCCGGATCGGAGAGTTCACCGTTCGGGCGTTCGAGGTGCCGCACCATCCCGACAGCACCACCTACGCCTTCGAGGTCACCTGCCAGCAGCGGGGCGCCACGAGCAAAGCCGTCGTGGCAACCGACTTCTGGGACTGGGCTGGCCTTCGCGCCTGGTTCGACGACGCGGACTTCATCTACCTCGAGGCCAACCACGACCTCGAGCTTCTGCGCCGATACCCTCAACCCAACGCCTACTACCACCTGAGCAACCCCAAGTGCGGCGCACTGCTGGTGCAGGCATTCGAGCACAGCCACGCGCCGCCCCCCGTCGTCATGCTCGGGCACCTGAGCAAGGATAGGAATGAGCCCGCGCTGGCCCAGGACACTGTCTGGAGCGTCCTCGACGGGGCGGGCTACGGCCGCGTGAGGGTGGAAGTCGCGCCCCGTCACGAGCCGTCGGAGCCAGTCCTGATCGCCCCGTGAGCCCGCCCGAGGCGAGCATCGCCCCACGCGGGGTGGCACTCGCCTCAAGAGCGGCCCCGCCGGCTGGGAACCGGGAAACCAGGCGGCCGCTCCGGGCCACCCGCTCCACCCTGGAAGCCTTGATGAGGAAGG of Planctomycetota bacterium contains these proteins:
- a CDS encoding PQQ-binding-like beta-propeller repeat protein; this encodes MRVCKALMLGFLAVAGEAGEAARVVASTQPGWPQWRGPRRDGISDEKGLLQEWPESGPKALWSVRDLGKGWSSPIIANGALYVTGDVGEDLVIFAFDLHGKPKWQAKNGRSWRGSYPGARGSCTYDEGRLYHINAHNRIACLDAADGKELWAVDVLQRFEGRNVPWAIAHHPLVDGSRVIVTPGGKKALMAALDKRTGETAWASEPLVFERTVKPGGGELKEPQQEADAPGYASPLLFELGGRRHLVSCSARHVFGVDADTGKLLWTAPMPTRYEVIANTPVLYKDCVFVTAPDFHGDEGGRLLRIVVEGEGVRAEELWRTDLDTCHGGLIALGDVFWGSWYRRYDGVGCIDALTGKTLHRTNELSMGSMAYADGRLYYLAQRGVMALLKPDPSDFRVVSRFAFPGGEGRRSDVWAHPVILDGRLYLRHHELLVCYDVKAR
- a CDS encoding class I SAM-dependent methyltransferase, which translates into the protein MAQTFETSDWQSYKMSYGEPHRELEPPEREIAVVDAALAALREAGILPHTRYDRAKMLAHRRAVAEQFEIPWTAITPRMQRLLYAINAIAQPANLIAAGVFCGNTFISNAGAGVGPGACYTARNLLGVEIKPTEAERAERNVRKLDPTGIARVVAADAVDVCRAFPEPIHLLYLDADGGPEVGKGIYLTILQAALDKLPPGALVLAHNSVNGAGRLQRYFAFVRDKANFRESLNVIFDGEGLEVSVR
- a CDS encoding MBL fold metallo-hydrolase, producing MAFRFQSIRSGSSGNCLLLTTGATTLLIDAGFRTLSGCKGTLGDILPRADGVVVSHLHADHIHHYALRAIEELGVPLWVSDTQTRPLRDRHFASRPFSGLRLHGFAGQPFRIGEFTVRAFEVPHHPDSTTYAFEVTCQQRGATSKAVVATDFWDWAGLRAWFDDADFIYLEANHDLELLRRYPQPNAYYHLSNPKCGALLVQAFEHSHAPPPVVMLGHLSKDRNEPALAQDTVWSVLDGAGYGRVRVEVAPRHEPSEPVLIAP